Part of the Acidobacteriota bacterium genome, TCGGGATGCACCGGCGTAGCGAACACGATCACGCGCGCGCCCTGCTCGCGCGCGTAACGCAGCGTGGCGGCAAAGTAATCGAGCCGGTCGCGCGCGACGCCGGTGTAACTCTGGTAGCGCGGGATGTACTCCGCGGCCGTGCCTTCGATCTTCGCCTGCAAGTCATAGTTTCCTGCCGCGCGCTGCCGCAGCCACGGATCTTCCTTGATCGACCCGTCGGCCGCGAACTCCACCGCGTTCACTTTCTTCCCCCCCATGCGGTCGTAGAGCGACAGGAAACTCAGCTTGGTCTGGTAGACGGTGAACAGGTTGGTGAAGCGGCGCCACGCCGCGCCCCGGGCCTCGCCCTTCTGCAGGTATCCGCCGAGCGCGTTGGGCTGCATGAGGTATTCGTTCTCCGGTTCATGATCATGGAAAGCTTCGGCGTCGAGTCCGATGAGCACCAGCTGCGGCCGCACGCCCGCGCGCTCGACCGCGTAACGCAGCAGCACGTAGAAGTCTTCGCTGTAGGCGGCGTTCACCGCCGCGTTGAAGGTACGCAATCCGGTGACGCGCTCGACCTCCGCCGGCGCGATCGTCATCAGCCGTGACGAGCCGAGGATGAGCGCTTCTGGTCTTGTCTGCGGATTGGTCTGCGAAGAAAGCGCAGCCGCGGCCAACAGCTCCGCCTTGGCCGCGCGCGTGTTCCACGTCACCGGTGGCAGCAGATGGGCGGAGTAGATGCCCTCCGGGTTGACGAGATAGTTCAGCAACCCGATGGCTGCAAGCAGCGCGAACAGCAATCCAAGAAAGCGGCGGACGAACCTCCGCCACGCGGCGGCCTGCGACGCAGGCCCTTCCGCGGCGATGGCGGGAGCTTCCACGCTAACGTACTGCATCCGGCTTCCCTCGGGGATTGCCTCTCTCAACCTCTGCCCACTCAACATTTTGCGTGCGATGCGCCCGATTATCGCACGCAGCCGCGAAGCAACACTCTCAGTCACTGCGCCGAAGTGCACAGTTTTCTACTGCCAAATGATTTCTCCTTGGCAACTCCGGTAGCGCGTCGTGATTTCCTACTGGAGACGCGATCGGCCCACCGAGATCCACATTCAAGTTCGAGGAGGAGTTCTATATGAAGGTCCACGAGATCATGACTTCGGATCCACGCACCGCCACGCCCGACACCACGCTGCTCGAGATCGCCACCATGATGAAAGAGGAGGACGTGGGGGTGATCCCCATCGTCGACGATGACCGCGTCATTGGCGTGGTCAGCGACCGCGACATCGTGTTGCGCTGCGTCGCCGACGGCAAAGACGCGAACGACTGCACCGCTGAAGACGTGATGTCCACCGGCGTGAAGACCATCGACCCCGAATCCGACGTCGACGACGCTGCCCGCAAAATGGCGGAGGCGCGGATCCGCCGCCTCCCGGTGGCGA contains:
- a CDS encoding DUF1574 family protein gives rise to the protein MQYVSVEAPAIAAEGPASQAAAWRRFVRRFLGLLFALLAAIGLLNYLVNPEGIYSAHLLPPVTWNTRAAKAELLAAAALSSQTNPQTRPEALILGSSRLMTIAPAEVERVTGLRTFNAAVNAAYSEDFYVLLRYAVERAGVRPQLVLIGLDAEAFHDHEPENEYLMQPNALGGYLQKGEARGAAWRRFTNLFTVYQTKLSFLSLYDRMGGKKVNAVEFAADGSIKEDPWLRQRAAGNYDLQAKIEGTAAEYIPRYQSYTGVARDRLDYFAATLRYAREQGARVIVFATPVHPELERALAPFGYPQRKREAYAAAQQVAQRESAEFVDLSRPESFGGAAEHFYDGVHVDAYNAERLVVFLAKVPLANQTGPSTHAVQ